A stretch of DNA from Leucobacter luti:
GTCGAAGGTGGTCTCACGCGCCATCCAGAGCGCACAGAGCCAGGTTGAGCAGCGCAACGCTGAGATCCGGAAGAACGTCCTCAAGTACGATGACGTCCTCGACCGCCAGCGCAAGGCGATCTACGGCGACCGCCAGCAGATCCTTGACGGGGAAGAGATCGAACCCCGCATTGAGGCCTTCCGCGAGCAGACGATCGACGCAATCCTCGACTCACACGGCCGCGATGGCGAGTGGGACTTCGACGCGCTCTGGAGTGATCTTCGCCAGGTCTACCCGGTCGGCATCACCGTGGATGAACTCCTCGCCGAGGCCGGCAGCAGCCGCGTCGACAAGGACTTCCTCCGCCGCGAGATCCTCTCCGACGCGGTCGTGGCGTATGAGAACCGCGAGAAGGCTCTGGGAAGCGAAGCGATGCGCGAGCTTGAGCGCCGCGTCGTGCTCGCCACGATCGACCGACGCTGGCGCGATCATCTGTACGAGATGGAATACCTCAAGGAGGGCATCGGCCTGCGCGCGATGGCGCAGCGCGATCCGCTCGTTGAGTACCAGCGCGAGGGATACACCATGTTTGAGGGCATGATGGGGCAGATCAAGGAAGAGTCCATGGGGCTGCTCTACAACCTCGAAGTCAAGGTCCGTGAGGAGCCGGGACACGAGGGCCACGTGCACCTGGAAGGTGGCGGGCTCGATGAGCAGCAGTCGCCCGACCAGACCAAGCTTTCCTACAGCGCCCCCGACGAGGACGGTGCCCCGGCCGTATCCGGTGCTCCGGATCCAGCAGCCAAGGCTGCCGCACGGAAGGCTGCAGCTCAGCCGGCCGAGCGTGGTGCATTTGGCCAGCAGGTGCCTGCCGGCGATGCGAACAACCGCGCAGAGCGCCGGGCAAACAAGAAGAAGTAGGGCGTTCCGCCCACACCGAACCGTGATCCGCAACTGCGGACCGACTGGGAGATAGACCTATGGCAAGCGAGAGCAACAGCCGCCCGACGAAGAATGAGCGCCGCAGCCAGGCGCGCGAGCAGGCTCGTCAGGCGCGCGAGCAGGAGAAGAAGCGGGAAAAGCGGAACCGCATGTTCCTGCAGGGCGGCATCGTCATTGGCGTGCTCGCGATCCTCGGGATCGTCGCCCTCGTGCTGACGCAGACCATGAAGCCTGCGGGCCCCGGCCCGGAAAACATGGCCTCGGGTGGTGTCGTCTTCACGAAGGATTTGAAAGTCGTTCCGAGCACGGCCCTCGCGTCGGGTGCTGAGCGCAAGGCGCGCGAAGTCAACCGCGAAGAACTGCCGCTCGACGTCACCGTGTACGTCGACTACATGTGCCCCGCCTGTGGCGCATTTGAGCAGCAGTACGGCACGATGCTCGAGAACTACGTGGGCGCCGGAGACATTGAACTCGAGGTGTACCCGCTGAACTTCCTCGACAGCGCCTCGCTCGGAGCGAAGTACTCCACCCGTGCAGCCAACCTGTTCTCGTGCGTCGTGGAGGAGCAGCCCGACAAGGCATTTGCGCTTCACAACAGCTTGCTGAGCGCCGAGGTGCAGCCGTCCGAGGGCACCACAGGGCTCACGGATGATCAGCTCCTCGACCAGGCCAAGGCCGTGGGAGTTGAGTTGACCACCGAACTGCGTCAGTGCGTGAAGGATGTGCGCTTTGGCAACTTCATCTCCTCGAACTACAAGTCCGCCAGTGAGAACGGCGTGCTCGGCCTCGCAAAGGGCGCGCAGTTGCTGAGCTCGGACGGCGCGACCCCGCAGCCTGCCGGCGAGCCGCAGCGTCTCGTCTCCACGCCGACCGTGATCGTCAACGGCCAGCAGTGGAACCAGACGCGCGACGGAGACCTCGAATCGTACCTCCTCAAGGTGAAGGGCGAGTTCGAACAGCCAAGCAAGGATGCAGACGCCGAAAAGTCTGAGTAGAATACTGGGGGCGGTCCCGCGCGGCCGCCCCTGTGCCGCCTTAGCTCATCTGGTAGAGCAGCGCCCTTGTAAAGCGCAGGTGATCGGTTCGAGTCCGATAGGCGGCTCCACATCACAGGTACACGCCCCCACTTCGGTGGGGGCGTTTCCTGTTTCTCCTCTGGCCCTGCTCCGTTCAGCGCAGGCTGCGGCGGTACTGAGGAGACTTCGCGCCGTCCTGGCGCTCTGCAGCCGGATCTCGCTCTGCAGCACCACACGCGCGTCCAGCGCATCTCGCGCGGGCGGGTAGGGTGAGTGGGTGAGTCGCACAGGATCTTTCCCCGTATGGGCCGCGCTCGTCGGTTCCGGCCTTGCCGGTGTCCTGGTCGCGCTGCAGTCCCGCATCAATGGCGGCCTGAGCCAAGAACTCGGCAATGGATACGTCACCGCCGCAGTCTCGTTCAGCATCGGACTCGTGATCATGAGTCTCGTCATGCTGCTTTCGCGTGCCGGACGAGTGGGCTTCACCCGGTTGAAGACTGAGCTGCGGGCCGGACGTCTCCCGTACTGGACTCTATTTGGCGGAGCCGGTGGTGCGTTTTTCGTGCTGAGTCAGGGACTGGTGGCTCCGCTGACAGGCCTTGCGCTCTTTACGGTCGGGATTGTCGCTGGCCAGGTGCTCGGCGGCCTCGTGCTGGATCGTGTCGGGCTCGGGCCAGGCGGTCGGATTGATCCAACGCCCCCGCGAATTGTCGGGACAGCGCTTGCGGTCATTGCGGTCGCGCTGTCAGTCGGCATGGGGGCTGGGGACCCGAAAGTGCTGTGGCTTGTGGTGTTCCCCGTGCTCGTTGGCGTCTGTGTTTCTGGACAGTCGATGGTGAACGGCCTCGTGCGTGCAGCATCGCACAGCGCGATCACTTCCACGTTCATCAACTTCGTCGTCGGCACTACGATTCTGGTGCTGATCGCGTGCGTATCCGTGGCGGTTTCGGGCTGGCCGCAGACGTGGCCATCGGCGCCGTTCTACTATATTGGCGGCTTCGTTGGCACGATCTTCATCGCGGTCGCAGCAATGCTCGTGCGCACGGCCGGCGTGCTGTTGCTCAGCATGTCGAATGTCGCCGGTCAGCTCATTGCGGCCGTGGCGTTTGAGGCTGGCGTGCCGCTCGCGGGTGGCCTCACCCAGGGCATGATCGCGGGTACGGCGGTCGCCCTGCTCGCCGTGGCGATCGCTGCGCTTCCCTGGCGGGGTCGCGCGAGTGGGGGCACTACAGGGCGCTGAGGTGCCGGGCGGGGTCGAGGGGCGAGCGAGGCTTGTGTTTCCGATCTCGATCCGGAATCCCGCCGACGTAGAGCCACCCCAGCAGGTACTCGTTCGCACCGAGCTCATGCGCTGCGTGCACGGGTTCCGAACGGGTGAGTGGTCCGGTGCGCCAGATCACACCCCAGCCGGCCTCGTGCAGGAGGAGCCCGAGCGCATGGGCGACCCCGCTCGCCACAGCCTCTTGCTCCCATACGGGCACCTTGTGGTTGAGTCGAGGCGACACGACGATTGCGAGGACGAGGGGCGCGCGCGTCGCCTTTGAGCGGTACTTCTCACGTTTCTCGCCGGCAGCTGCGGCGAGCCCCTCGCCGAGCCGGAGCCGGGC
This window harbors:
- a CDS encoding DMT family transporter translates to MSRTGSFPVWAALVGSGLAGVLVALQSRINGGLSQELGNGYVTAAVSFSIGLVIMSLVMLLSRAGRVGFTRLKTELRAGRLPYWTLFGGAGGAFFVLSQGLVAPLTGLALFTVGIVAGQVLGGLVLDRVGLGPGGRIDPTPPRIVGTALAVIAVALSVGMGAGDPKVLWLVVFPVLVGVCVSGQSMVNGLVRAASHSAITSTFINFVVGTTILVLIACVSVAVSGWPQTWPSAPFYYIGGFVGTIFIAVAAMLVRTAGVLLLSMSNVAGQLIAAVAFEAGVPLAGGLTQGMIAGTAVALLAVAIAALPWRGRASGGTTGR
- a CDS encoding nitroreductase family protein, yielding MNEHPERTAPALAALRDRRSHSKVTDEAPNHAELAELLSVMSSIADHSGLRPWRIIELRGDARLRLGEGLAAAAGEKREKYRSKATRAPLVLAIVVSPRLNHKVPVWEQEAVASGVAHALGLLLHEAGWGVIWRTGPLTRSEPVHAAHELGANEYLLGWLYVGGIPDRDRKHKPRSPLDPARHLSAL
- a CDS encoding thioredoxin domain-containing protein, producing the protein MASESNSRPTKNERRSQAREQARQAREQEKKREKRNRMFLQGGIVIGVLAILGIVALVLTQTMKPAGPGPENMASGGVVFTKDLKVVPSTALASGAERKAREVNREELPLDVTVYVDYMCPACGAFEQQYGTMLENYVGAGDIELEVYPLNFLDSASLGAKYSTRAANLFSCVVEEQPDKAFALHNSLLSAEVQPSEGTTGLTDDQLLDQAKAVGVELTTELRQCVKDVRFGNFISSNYKSASENGVLGLAKGAQLLSSDGATPQPAGEPQRLVSTPTVIVNGQQWNQTRDGDLESYLLKVKGEFEQPSKDADAEKSE